The following nucleotide sequence is from Drosophila simulans strain w501 chromosome 3L, Prin_Dsim_3.1, whole genome shotgun sequence.
TAGTTCGAGTAGCGCcaataaacacatttaaacTGCTTTTTGGCGACGAGGCTGGGGACTTGCTAATGAATCAAGCCCCGCCAGAAATTCCTGTGTGCCGAGCAACTGGtcataaatttattcaaatcgGGATTTTGACGTCAAAATTCGTTGGTTCGAGCTTGGAATGTGaaatttcggtttttatttttttttttttttttgtttgtttctttcaGTTGCTAATTTGTTTTGTTCGGGTAGGGAATTTCACAGATTCGTAATCGTTGGAATTAGGAGAAGCTCTATTTATACCAAAACAGTAAACATGGAACAGCTGACCGGGAGCttctcattctcattctcaGCTCATTCCTCATTCTCggcttcaaaaaaaaaaaaaaaaaagctgagTAAGCTTGTGGCCCCAAAGTTTCTTAATTGCAACGCTGGGCTGCAAGGTCAAGTGCAATGCAAGTGGCTCAAGGTCGATTGGACCGCTCTGAATCCTCAATTTTAAAGCCACTGCTTCACTTTCCCCGTTGGAGTGCAAGGCCGATTTTTAAATCAGAGTGAAACATTTGGGGTGTGTGTGGGGgttacaaacaaataaaaataaattgggCATTAAGCAGAAACGAAAACACAAATCACAGCACCCGCGCACTGAAAGCACTcaccatgatgatgatgatgtatACTAGATATACACGTCGCTGCTGCGGGCCTTTGGCTGAAGAAATCGCGAGATATTCGGTAGTTTGTTAGCCGGATGCCTTACTAGCCTTCCCTTAGCGCCACTTGGTCGGTCGATTCTCGCCCAGATTCTCGATTGCTCCGCCCGACGAATTTCCACCCACCCTCTGTGCTGCGTGAGTTGAGAGTGACTGAGTGAATGAAAAGGctttcgattccgatttctgattcgtttcgattcgatccGATTCGGCTAACGGTTTCACTGCGCACAGACTCGCGAGCTTTACGCGCAAAGCTTTCCGAGTAACagtgcttttgttttggccgtTCCGTTGACGAGTATAATCCGAACTGgtcaaaatttgaatttttgagtgTAATATCGTAGGTGGTAGACAGTAGACTCCAGACTACCAATTCTTATTGTATTGTGATCCTTACTTATGTTTTCTTTCTATATTTGAGCTAATTTTGATTCAGCTTTGGTATTGTAATGTATCCAACTCTTTAACGAGCTATTTCCACTTTGTGATGACGCTTAATGATGTTATCCATATTTAACTTGATTTCCTGAAACATAGTGTCCGGCTCTTGGCTAGCATCGATTTTCAAAACGGACTGCGGATATCTTTCCAAAACCGCTTTAGAGCTTTCTATGTACATTGATAGACTTGGGCGTGGGGCGCGACTGGATGAACTGCGTGTACTTCCGGTTGCCTGATCCAAATCCAGCACAATAATTAAGTTCGGCGACCCGAAGCCATTCTCTAATATTTCAGCCTCCTCCAAATCGGCAGGGTATCTAAAAAAAAGGATGTATCTTTACGAATTTTGTGTGTCTAAATACTGACCTGACTTACCCGTCAATGACGAAGCCTTTGAGCACACCACGATGGCTCATCAATTGTTTTTCAATCAAGGGTACAATTTGTGATAGGGGTATTGCAGTTCCATCTGATAAggatttttgaaatttttggcCAGCCGAACTTTTTGTTTCTACCTGTCATTGGATAGTTAGCACACAAGTagttaataaacaaatgctTATTTTCATTACCTCCATTTCGACCAATGCGATGGGGTCAATATGCTTGAAGCCATACTGCTCTTGAATTTTCTGCGCCTGAGTTCCTTTGCCGCTGCCCGGACCGCCCATAATCCACACCGTAGGAACCTCCTGTGACATATTTGCATTAGATTTATACTGTTGGGTATAATTAACAGCCTACCATAGCTGAAcacaaattgttcaaaaacaATGCCtgaatatcaaaataaatacattttttcgccacgaattttgatattttgacAAGTTTTGCTTGCTCTTTTTGTTATTCTCGTGCCGGTATTCTTTATAAACAATGCCgggtaaataaaataaacttttcgaGCTTTTAAAATACTAACACGTACAATTTATTGAGGTGGCACATCCGCAGTATGGGCAATCATCAACTAATATAGTACAGAAAGGCCTGTATCTGTTTG
It contains:
- the LOC6737793 gene encoding adenylate kinase isoenzyme 1 isoform X4, with the translated sequence MGGPGSGKGTQAQKIQEQYGFKHIDPIALVEMEVETKSSAGQKFQKSLSDGTAIPLSQIVPLIEKQLMSHRGVLKGFVIDGYPADLEEAEILENGFGSPNLIIVLDLDQATGSTRSSSSRAPRPSLSMYIESSKAVLERYPQSVLKIDASQEPDTMFQEIKLNMDNIIKRHHKVEIAR
- the LOC6737793 gene encoding adenylate kinase isoenzyme 1 isoform X3, coding for MEVPTVWIMGGPGSGKGTQAQKIQEQYGFKHIDPIALVEMEVETKSSAGQKFQKSLSDGTAIPLSQIVPLIEKQLMSHRGVLKGFVIDGYPADLEEAEILENGFGSPNLIIVLDLDQATGSTRSSSSRAPRPSLSMYIESSKAVLERYPQSVLKIDASQEPDTMFQEIKLNMDNIIKRHHKVEIAR